GCACAGTCCATCGCCGAGGTCATACTCCCAGCTCTCGCCGCCGGCTCCATCATTCTCTGCGACCGTTACACCGACTCCTCCGAGGCCTACCAGGGCGGAGGCCGTCAACTCGGCAGCGAACGCATCCTTAGCATGCACGCCGCCGCCTGCAACAACCTGCAGCCCGACCTCACCCTCCTCCTCCTCCCTTCACTCGAGTCCTCCCTTCGCCGCGCCCGCCGCCGCAACCAGCGCCACGTCGAAAAGCAAGGCACCGACGAAAACCGCTTTGAGCGCGAGTCCGACGACTTCTACCGCCGCATCTACGACAAGTACGAAGAGATCGCCGCGCGCGCACCACACCGCGTCGTCGTCATCCGCGACGACGACTCCATCGACCACATCGAACAGATTATTCGCAACATCGTCCTCTCCCGGCTCGACCACGCCGAAGCCTGATCCCGCTTCTTTCCACCCCGTCAACGCCGCCCTCCGCGCCTCGCCGAAGTATGTTCTCCTCGTCTAAGACGTGTAAGGCAATGACACCTGAGTCACCGAAGACGACGCCATGACCACCCCTCCCCTCACCCTCGAAGCTCCCCCAGAACCGGCTCCCCCCGTATCTTCGGTTAGCAGTACAGGACGCATGCCGCCCGGCCTCAAGCACTCTCTCCCCTTCTACTCCTTCAAGCCCTGGGTCAAACTCGGCAGCCCCATCCTCCTCTTCGAGTACCTGCTCAAGACCTACGGCAACATCGCCTGCTATCGCTTCCTCGGCACACCCATCGTCTTCATCAACGACCCCGAGTACATCCGCGAGATCCTCGTCACCCAGGCCGCCAGCTTCGTCAAAGAGCGCACCGTCCGCCGCATGAAGGTTCTCCTCGGCGAAGGACTCATCACCTCCGACGACCCCATCCACATGCGTCAGCGCAAGATCGCCGCGCCAGCCTTCCATCGCCAGCGCATCGCAGCCTACGGAGACCAGATCGTAGACTGCGCCGCCCACCAGAGCCAAGCCTGGCAGCAAGAATCCCCCTCCGGCCAGCCCATCGACATCTCCGCTTCCAGCATGAAGCTCTCGCTCGAGATCGTCGCCCGCACCCTCTTCAACACCGAGGTCACCGCCGACATCCGCAGCATCAACGACGAGGTCAACACCATCATGGACCTCTACAACTTCATCGTCGCTTTCCCCAAAATCGAATCCTTCCTCCACCTGCCCATCCCCGGCATCATGAAGTTTCGCCGCTCCAAAGCCCGACTCGACGCAGTAGTCGACCGCCTGATTCGAGAGCATCGCGAAGCAGCCGCACGCAGCGAACCAGGCAAGGAAGAAAAAACCGGCGGCGACCTCCTCTCCATGCTTCTAGCCAGCAAATACGAGTCCGAAGACCCCACCCAGCAAACCGGCATGTCCGATGAGCAGGTCCGCGACGAGGTCCTCACCATCTTCCTAGCCGGCTACGAAACCGTAGCCAACGGCCTCGCCTGGACCTGGTATCTCCTGAGCCGGAACCCCGCTATCGAAGCCAACCTTCACGCCGAGCTAGACGGAGTCCTCGGCACTGGCTCCTCCCAACGCCTCCCGACACTAGCCGACTACCCAGCCCTCCGTTACACCGAGCAGGTCTTCGCCGAATCCATGCGCCTCTACCCACCCGCCTGGGCGATGGGCCGCATGTCCACCAAACCCATCACCCTCGGCCCCTACACCATCCCACCCGGCGCGCACTTCTTCTTCAGCCAATACATTATGGGCCGCGATCCCCAGTACTTCCCCGACCCACTCCGCTTCGACCCCGACCGCTTCACGCCCGAGAACAAAGCCGCCCGTGCCAAGTTCACCTACTTCCCCTTCGGCGGAGGTAGTCGCCAGTGCATCGGCGAGAGCTTCGCCTGGATGGAGGGCGTCTTCAGCATCGCAACCCTAGCCCAGCGTTGGCGCATGACCTACCTCGGCTCCACACCGCCAGAAGTCCAGGCGAAGATAACCCTGCGCCCACGCGATCCGCTCATGATGCAGCTAATCCCCCGCTAAAAAAAGCCACACCCCGACCAAAGGGAGGGACCCATGCACATCACCCACCAAGACCGGTACACAAGTCACGAAGTGACCGCGCCGCGCGTAGCGGGCCCGTCCGGCAGGACAAGATTAATCCACAGCAAGAATCACGCTTGAAGCCTTGAACGCAGCACACACCGTCTCACCTATCTGTAACTCCAACCGGTGCAAACTACCATCAGTAATCACGCCGGTCAGCAACTCACCCCCCGACAGCTTGATCGAAACCTCATCGTTCACGCTGCCCTCATGAATACTCTCCACCACGCCGCAAAGAATATTCCGCGTGCTGATCCTGCTCTTATCCAACTCCTTGCCCAGGATGATCCAGCTAGCCTTCACCAGCGCATAAGCCTTCATCCCTTCTTTCAATCCCATAGCATTTACGCTGCCATTGGTAATGATCGCAGCAACCTCATTGCCGCCCGCAGTCTCTAGGAGCACCTCGGAGTTCACCCCACCCTTCGTAATCCTGCTGATCGTTCCCGCCAGCATATTCCGTGCACTTGTCTTCATGTACATTCACCTCATCCCTATCGTACTCAACCTAAAAAGCCGTCACCCGGCCAACTTTCCCCAACGCCAAAGATTCCAACCAACACATGCAGAGAGCAAGCCAAGCACGAACCTTCTTCCTCGCACTAGCCCTCGCGGCCCCTCTCGCCAAGGCCCAAACCGCCCCCTCCCGCGCCGAGCAGGCCATCCTCCAACTCACCAATCAAACCCGAGCCACCCACAATCTCCCGCCCGTCCACTGGGACAGCGCCCTCGCCCGCGCCGCCAAAGTCCACGCCCAGCGAGTCCTGCGTGAACAAGGCGAGTTACTTCATCAGTACCCAGGCGAACCCGACATGACCACCCGCGGCGCCCAGGCCGGTGCCCACTTCACTACCATCTCCGAAAACATTGGCCGCGGCCCCGACCCCACCACCCTCCAACAAACCTGGATGAGCAGTCCAACCCACCGTGCCAACATTCTCGACCCCAATCTGGATGCGATAGGCATCGCCGTCATTCCCGACCAGGGCTTCCTCACCGCCGTCGAGGACTTCTCCCACAGCGCAACCGTTCAGTCCTACGACAGCCTCGAAAAACGCGTAGCTCAGATCCTGCAATCCCACGGCATCGCCTCCGCTCCCTCCAACGCTGACGCCCGCGAGACCTGCACCATGCCTACCGGAGCCGCAGGCTCGCCCAAACTTGTCGTCCAGTGGGATGGCCCCGACCCCACTCTCCTGCCCGATGCTCTCCTGCACGCCATCTCCACCGGCCAATACACCTCCGCCGAAGTAGGAGTCTGCTCCAGCAAACAACCCAATCCCCAGTTCACCACCTACAACGTTGCCGTCCTGCTCTACTGAGCCGCTGGCGAGGTTTATACCGACAGTCGGCTGAAACTATCGAATCGCGACCAAAGGGAGCGCCACCCGAAGGGGTATACAAGTCGCGAAGTGAACCCCGCCCGCGCAGGGCGCACCTAGCCTCAAAAAATAATCCGCATACGAGCATTCAACAGAACGCTCGTATAACTCTTCGCCGCATACATCGGATGAATCGACACCTGCACGTCCGGCCCGATCTCCATGCTTTTGGTCACCCGAATCCGATAAAACGTCTCGAAGAGACTCTCGTGCCGCTTTCCCGTACGTGTCGGTTGAATGTAATTAAACGCCGCGCCAAACATATCGCCCCGCCGTCCAAACGGCCGAACATTCGTCAGTCCCAGCGTGTCGGTCTGCCGGATCGCCGTTCCTGTCTCGGTCGCGAAGCCATAGCGCCCAAACGGCGCCCAGCCACTCGAAAACTCACGATCGAAGCCAATTCCCGCGCCATGTCCGCTTCCCAGATTCTTCGTGTCGTCCCGCCAAACCGTACCACGGAGATGGAAGTACCGAGTGCCCGGCGCACCGGCAAACCAGCCAAACTCCACCGCCTCCAGATACTTTTTGTCCACCAGCGTTCTGATGTTGCTCTGTTGCGAACCCACCGTGTCGATCGCTAAAGCATGCACGTAAAGATGGTGTGTGATCTGAAAATCAACCGCTCCCCCGCCCGCATAGGTCCCATCCGATGCAATGGCAAGGTTGCCGTCGTTCTCCCCATTCAAAAACTGCGTTCTCTCATCGTTGTTATAAAAACTTAGGCTGATGTACTGATTCGGATGAATCTTACCCACATAGAACGACAATCTCTTCTCCAGAAAATCCTGTCTCCAATAGAGAATATTCACCGTAATCGGTCTCTGCGCCCCGCCCCCCTGCAGGCAATTTAAAAAGATGCCCGAGCCCATCTGATCACTCAGGTTCCACTGTTGACTCATCCCAATATTCGTTCCCGAACGTACCAACAGCCCAATCGAACCGGCCGTTCTCTCGTTGTCGTAAACCGCCCAGTTACCCGAAAAATCCAGCCGCCCGCTCAACTGGTCATGCCGCCGCGCCGTGTCGGGAACCACGGTCGCATACTGATTCAGAAACGTATAGGTCGCTCCAAATCGAAGCCGCGCACTACCTTCCAACCAACGGACGCTGGCATCTGTGGTTCTGGTAAAGATTCCAATCGGATCGGTCTCGAAGAGCGGATCAGCCGGTATCTTTCCCAACGCCGCGGTCGCAGAGTCCAACTCCTGCGCGTACTTCGGCAGGAGCCTCTCGAGCGCCGGTTCCGCTTGAGGCTGATACTGGCTGGACTCAGAGGTCGCCCCAGACCTGATTGATCCCGTAGATCCCGTAGTCTGCCCAGCCAGAGCCGTCGAAGCTCCGATCAGCAGCAACGCAACACCCACGCGTAGGTGTTGCCCGATCTTCACGTAACTACTTGCCGACAGTCGCATCGTCCGAACCAGAAAAACTGATCCCGGGCCAACATCCTGGCGTGAATAGGCTTCCTGCACCTTCATCCCGCCAAAATGCGTCGTCCAAACTCTACATTCAAATGTCTGATTTGCATTCAGTTATTTGTTGAATTTAGTTAGTTGCCTAACCTTCAGTTGTTTCTTACACGTTGTCATTCTGATCTTGAGCAGGCAGAACGGGAAGAAGGAGAAAGCCGCGTCTCGCCTCAACTCTTCAGGAGCCGAAGACAGACTGTCGTCCAACCCAAAAACCTGTCACGCCCCCAAACATTTCAGTACCGCACGAAACCCAATAAGGACGCACCTTTTCAGCCGCCCCCGGTGTAGCGTAATTCCAGCTCCCAACGCGTATCATAGAAGTAGTTCAGAAGTAGTTCGCAGTAGCAGGGAAAGCACGCAACGTACGAGCCCAGAAAGCTTCACTGCACACGGCTTCAGGACACATTGCACGCTTCAAGTCCAGACTTGCCCCCGCTGTTTGAAGACTTTGACACAGATCAGTATCCCCGCGAGGGAGTCCACGTGAAGTGCGCCGCCAAGGCAGAGAGGAGACCCGAGAACATGACGATACCGATATCCAAAACCGCTCTCCCTGCCACCTTCAACGACTTCCTCGGCAACAGCACCGCCATTGAGCACCTCCGCACCGCCATCGCCGCAGGCCGCCTTCCCCACTCCCTCATCCTCGCCGGCCCCAGCGGAGCAGGAAAGTACACCCTCGCCCTCATGCTCAGCATGGCCGTCGAGTGCGAACGCCAGCCGCGCGAGCTACGCTCCTACAGCGAAGCTCTCGGGTCCAACGGCCAGTCCCTCGCCAGCTTCTGCGGCGTCTGCCACAACTGCACCCGCATCGCCTCCGCCGCCAACCTCGAAGACGAGGTCGAGAAGGCTGTAGCCGCCCGTGAAGAGCTCAAGACCGAAGCCGACAGGAAGGACACCCGCGTCCTCGTCCAGCCGCACCCCGACGTCCTCATCGTTCCACCCGACCCCCCGCAGCTCCTCATCAAACTCGGACAGATCCGCACCGTCATCCAGCGCTCCCACTACCTCCCCAACGAGGCCCCGCGCAAGATCTTTATCCTCACCGCAGCGAACATGATGAAGGAGGCCGCCAACTCCCTACTCAAAGTCCTTGAGGAACCACCCGCGACGGTCCACATCATCATCCTCGCCGAAAACCCCGGCGAACTCCTCCCCACCATTCGCTCCCGCTGTGCCACCGTCCGCCTGGGCGCACTGCCCGTCGAAGAGATCGAGATGCTCCTCACCGACCGCCGTCCAGACATACCGCCCAAGCAGCGCACCCTCATCGCGCGCCTCGCCCAGGGAGCCGCCGGCAAGGCCCTCAGCTTCGACCTCGAAGCCTACACCGCCTCTCGCGCTGACGCACTCCTCTTTCTGCGCAACGCCGCAGCAGCCAACTCCGGCTCCGCCGAGCCAGACCACACCGCCCTCTTCAAGATGACCGAGACCTACCGCGCTGGAGCCGAAGGCCAGCAGAAAACATCAGCTCTCCTCCGCAGCCTCTCCCTGCTTCTTGAAGACCTGCTCCTCCTCGGCGCAGGCACACCCGAGCTGGTTCGCAACACCGACCTGCGCCCCGAGCTTGACCGGCTGAGCAGCACCCTGAGCTTCGCCTGGATCGAATCCGCCTCTCGCGCCCTTGACCAGGTGCAGAGCGGGATGCGCCGCAACCTCCTCCGCAGCCTCTCGCTCGACGCCCTCGCCGGGCAGCTCACGACCTCGGCGCAATAGAAAATAGATCCATCCCAGGCAGTTTTTTCTATTTGTGGTGGCTAGGCGTTTTTGCTGGGGGTTTTGAGAAAAAGTGGGTGCAGAACGTGGTTTTTTGCTGGTGAGGGTGTGGTGAATTGCGTGGTAAACGTGGTGCGCTGACCGTCACTTTTTCTAGGCCTAAAAATACGCCACGTCTTTCAACTTTATTTTCAGTTCTTTGATTACCGCCTGCGGTCACTTTTTGCGGGCGGCTTTTTGCAGGCGATCCCGCAACGCGAGACCAACTCCATTCGCATCGGGCAATGGGCAGAGGATCACGGTGGCCCCTGCTTCGTCCAGCATGCGCAGTCCGGCGAAGAGTCTCCGTGCCAGAACTTCGTTGTTGCCCCACGGCCCCCACGGAAAGACATACTTCGCGGAGTGAGCATCCCAATCATCCGGCAGCATCACTCCGAGCAGATCCCCGAGCAGATCCGAAGTGCGCTCATAGCGTTCGATCGCCGGGTTGAGAGCGTAGATCAAATCGGAGTCGGAGACCACATCCACTAATACCAGCTTCGCCCGCGGAGCATAGTGCCGCAGCCCGACGCCCGGCGAAGGGAGGCTCTCAGGAGGCTCCGCAATCCCCGACAGCTCCACCGCCTCAGACTGGAAGATAGTGACTTCGCCCGCAACCGAGGCGATCATCTCCGCAGTCACCGCTCCCGGCCGATAGATCGTCATCGCTTCCACATCCAGCACCGTGGACTCGACTCCCACCGAGGTCGCACCTCCATCCAACACGGCGTCGATCCTCCCGTCCAGATCCTCCAACACATGGGCCGCAGTGGTGGGACTCGTTCTTCCGAACAGGTTCGCGCTTGGCGCTGCCACCGGCACAGACGCGCTGCGGATCAACTCCAGCGCCACCGGATGCGCAGGCATCCTGACCCCCACCAGCTCGCGTCCCGCCGTGACAGCATCCGGCACCGCTGAGGTCCGCGGCAGCAGAAGCGTCAACGGCCCCGGCCAGAAGGCCTCCATCAACGCCTCCGCTTTCGCTGAGACGACGGCAACCAGCTGCAACATCTCGCGATCGCTCACATGGACGATCACCGGGTCCCACGCAGGCCGCTTCTTCGCCGCAAATATCTTCGCAACTGCGGCAGCGTCAAGAGCATTCGCGCCCAGTCCGTACACGGTCTCGGTCGGAAACGCCACCGTCCCACCCGCGCGCAGCATCTCGGCGGCCTGCGAAACTCCATCTTCCGCAGCGAACCGTACCGTTTTTCCACTGAACATATCGCCATTCTATCGTCGCAAATCTACCTGCCAGCCGTATACTCCATCCATGCAGAACTCTGAGATCGAACTCAAGTTCCCCGTCCCCGATCCAGAAGCTCTCCAGGCCCGCCTCGCGCAGTTAGGCTTCCACCTCGTCACTCCCCGCACCTTCGAGCACAACACCCTCTACGACACCCCCAGCCGCGACCTCCGCGCCCGCAAACAAATCCTCCGCCTGCGGCAGTACGGCAGCCTCTCGACCCTCACTCACAAGCGCCTCCCGGACCAAGAGGACCCCGTCGACACCACCCGCTATAAGATCCGTGTCGAGACCGAGACCACCATCGCCGAACCCGAGGCCATGGCCGAGATCTTCAAGCAGCTGGGCTACCTCCCTGCCTTTGTCTACGAGAAGTACCGCACCGAGTGGTCGCACTCCGCAGACCCCGGCTCCGAAGTCACCGCGCACCTCGTCGCCCATCTTGTCCTTGACGAGACCCCCATCGGCACCTACGCCGAGCTCGAAGGCCCCACCGCCTGGATCGACCAGACCCTCGCCGCACTCAACATCGACCTAGCAACCTGCCTCACCGACAGCTACGGCAAGCTCTTTCTCGACTGGAAGCAGCGCACCGCCAGCCCCGCCGAAAATCTCACCTTCGCCGAAGTAACCTCCCCCGTCCTCTCTCTCCGCTAAAGCAATTTCCCTGTAGGTGTGGGGTGAGTCAATGGATTGATGGCCGTCTTCTCTCAAGGAAGACGGCACTGCGGTAGATCCTCCGTTCCCAGCAACAGGGAAATTGCGCTAAAGCCTCCCGCCCTTCCGCCGATACAACCTCTGTACCCGGAGGTTTTCCTTGGCAATCCCACTTCGCTCTTCGCGCCCCCTTCTTCTTGCCGGAAGCGTCGCCCTCTGCGTTGGCACTGCCTTCGCAGGCAACGTTCATCGCGCAATCGTCTCCCGCACGAGCCCCTCCTACCCCGAACTGGCGAAACGTATGCACGTAGGCGGCAAGGTTGTTCTTCTCGTCACCATTCAGGCAGACGGAACAGTATCGGCCACCAAAGTAGAGTCCGGCCACGCGCTTCTCGCTCCCGCCGCCCAGGACGCGGTCACCCACTGGCGCTTCGCCCCGAACTCCGAAGCCTCCGAGTCGGAGATCGAAGTCAACTTCAACCTCGACCAGTAGCCCAAAGCATCACCAGGCCAACGCAGCATCAGCACAAACAGCATCGCGACAGAGCCACCGTCAGGAGCCATCCGGCGGTGTCTCTTAAACCCTGGAATCAATCACCTCTCAACTCTGCTCCGAGGTCCACATGCAACTGCAGTCGAAGATGTTCCTGATGACTGGCGCCATCGTCGCCACTACCGTTTTCAGCGCATGTATCGCCCACCGGTACATCGGAGAGGCCAACGCTCTCTCGAACATGGTCACGGAGAATCGCATCCCCGTCATCATGTCCAGTCGCGACATCCGCTCCCACTTCACCGACACCGTTCGCCTGCTGGAGTCCTACATGCTCTTCGGCATCGACGCGAACGCTTCGGCTACCTATCGCAACGCCCGGCGCCAGGAGTTCGAGCAGGCCAAGGCTTCGCTGGCCCTGCTCCACCAGCAGACCTCGCACTTCGACCTGGGCTCCGATGCCCCGCGGCTCATCGCCCTCGACAACGACCTCGCAGCGCTCAAGGTCCTCGAAGAGAAGGTCGAAAGCCTTAATGAATCGAAGACCCCGCAGGGCTCGGCCGCCGCCTACGACACCCTGCAGAACCAGATTCTCCCTCTCGAAAACACCCTCTTCTCCAACATTAGCGAGATCACGCAGTCCCAGACCCGGCTCGCCAACGAAGAGCAGGCGCACCTCCGTGAGGCCAACCACTTCACTCTCATCGTCCTCTGGTTCGGCACCATCATCGCCTCCCTCATCGGAATCACGGTATCGATCTATCTGGCTCGCAAGATCACCTACGCCCTAAATCTGGTCATGCACCGCGCCGACGCCATCGCCTCCGGCGATCTCAGCGGCCAGCCTCTGGTGCTGGACACCAGCGACCAGACCGGAGCCCTCGCTAACGCCGTTCAGAAGATGCAGTCCAACCTCGCCGGCATCATCGGCACGCTGGCTCAAACCGTCTCCACCATCACCGGCAGCGCCGCGACTATGGGCACCGCCAGCGATCAGATTCATCGCCGCATGGACCAGCAGAGTCAGCAGACCCAGCAGGCCGCCACCGCCATGCAGGAGATGTCGGCCTCCATCGCCGAGGTCTCCCGCCACACCCAGTCCGCCGCCGAGACCGCCCGCAGCGCCGCCGAGACCGCCCGCGAAGGCGGCACTATCGTCAAGCAGGTTCTCGGCAGCATGCACTCTATCGCCACCGCTGTCAGCGACACCTCCGCCACCGTCGGCCTGCTTGGCGACGACTCACGCCGCATCTCGCAGATCGTCACCGTCATTGACGAGATCGCCCGCAAGACCAACCTGCTCGCCCTCAACGCCGCCATCGAGGCCGCCCGCGCAGGCGATCAGGGCCGCGGATTCGCTGTAGTCGCCGGAGAGGTTCGCCGCCTCGCCGAATCTACCGCACAGGCCACCGGCGAGATCGCCAGCATGATTCAAGGCATTCAGGACCGCACCCTCACCGCCATCGCCAGCATGGAGAGCGGCACCGGAACTGTGCAGCAGGGCGTCATCACCACCAATCAGGCTGGTGAAGCTCTCGAACGCATCATCGGCATGGCGGAACGTGTCGACCGCATGATCGCCCAGATCGCCATCGCCGCCTCCCAGCAGACCGCCGCGGCCGACCAGTCCAGCGCCAGCCTGCACTCGATCCACTCTCTCAGCCACGAAAATCTCACCGAGATGGCCACTACTGCAGCCGGAATCGAATCGCTCCGCTCCACAGCAGTCACACTCGAGCAACAGGTTGAGCGCTTCAGCCTCAGCTCGGCACCCGACTCAAGGCTGATTCGCGTCGCAAAGACCTCTGAGCGTCATGCCACCTTCCAGCACGCATAACCGAACCATCGCTCGCCAAAACAAAGAGGCCCGCTTTGCGCGGGCCTCTTTGTTTGAACAACCATCGTTTAGAAGATCTGGAAGTTAACCTCAACGTTCAGTTCCACCAGAACAGGCTTCCCATTTTCCATGGCCGGCTTGAACTTATACTGCCTCACAGCTTCCATTGCCTTCTCATCCAGACCCATGCCAACGCCGCGAATCACATGGACGTGGCTGGGATTTCCATTGGTATCGACCCACAGGTTGACTAGAACATTTCCGGCAACCTTCGCCTTCCGAGCTTCCTCAGAAAACTCCGGTTCCACCGAAAAGATCAGCACCGGAGCCGAGACGCCGCCGCCAATACGCCTTGGTCCGCCACCGGTATTGCCGCCCGACCCAGGTCCAAGCCCCGATCCGTTGCCCGATCCGAGACCGGTACCCGTCCCGCCGCCACCCGAATATGGGCCAATGATCGGCGAGTTAGGAACTCCGACCTGCGGCAGGTTGCTCGCCATCTTCACATCCTGCTGCACTTCAATCGTCGGCTCAATCTTGATCTTAGGCTCAACGAGCGGGGGCTTGTTCGGCGGCACAATCTGCGTATCCGCAAACTTCGGCGGGGATCCCTTGACTACTGGAGTTGGCCCTTTTTGACCACCGCCTCCACCCATCGCCTGAGCCCGAGGCGGCGCCTGCGGTGGAATCGAAAGATCCGTCACCTGAATAGTCCTCACGGGAGCCGCAAACTGAACCTTCTTCGCCAGCAAAAACGCGATCAGCAGAATAATCAATCCATAGATCACGACGGCGGATGTCGTCGCAATAGGATTCTGCTTCGTCTTCATCCGGTCGACAACCGCTATCGGCTTCGACTCCAGCACCAGTGGCGGCAGCTTCACTGGGAAGAACACATCCCGGATGCTGTTCCACAGGGAAGAAAAGACTCCCTCTTCTTCAATCACCATATCGCTCTCAGCCGGCCGGGATTCCAGCTGTAGCGGAGCTTCGTCGGATCGGCTGAACGCATCCCGCAGGTTCGCGAAGAACGAGGTCCACATGGATCCATCGGTCTCTTCGTTCAACTTTGGAGCATCTGCCGGTCGCAGGGTCGGAGCCTGTCTCTCTGGATCTATCTGCGGTGGAGGTGTCAATAAACTATTTGCCATAAGCTGCTTCGCCTCGGTGCAGTAAGCCGCAGCCCCCGCACACCACTTCCAAAAAATCTCACCGCCTCGAAAACCTGCTGCTCTTCTTACGCGCCAAATGCCAGGTCGGTTCTCTTTCCGGCTCTGGCCAACATCACCTGGTCATTAACATTCTACAAACATTCACCAACCGGCGCTTGTACTCATAGGCGCTTATACCCTTGGACGCACGCCGACAGGGGAATGTCTCCTAAGGAGTATCGACTGCCATCCTATGTACCATCCCTCCTCCCCGTCTACAATAGAGGTTTGCCACAAACCGCAACTTTGTTATCAGCAACCAAGAGGATCGAATGTCGGAAGCAACCCAGGCAAAACCCGAGCTCAAAGCGCTGAAGTCGACGCTGAATCTGCCGCAGACGGCCTTCCCGATGAAGGCCAATCTGCCCCAGAACGAGCCAGC
The nucleotide sequence above comes from Tunturibacter empetritectus. Encoded proteins:
- the tmk gene encoding dTMP kinase: MPRGYFITFEGLDGSGKTTQLRRLATSLESQGHTVVTLRQPGGTALGDRIRSILLDSRSEAALGPIAPAAEMALMFADRAQSIAEVILPALAAGSIILCDRYTDSSEAYQGGGRQLGSERILSMHAAACNNLQPDLTLLLLPSLESSLRRARRRNQRHVEKQGTDENRFERESDDFYRRIYDKYEEIAARAPHRVVVIRDDDSIDHIEQIIRNIVLSRLDHAEA
- a CDS encoding cytochrome P450 codes for the protein MTTPPLTLEAPPEPAPPVSSVSSTGRMPPGLKHSLPFYSFKPWVKLGSPILLFEYLLKTYGNIACYRFLGTPIVFINDPEYIREILVTQAASFVKERTVRRMKVLLGEGLITSDDPIHMRQRKIAAPAFHRQRIAAYGDQIVDCAAHQSQAWQQESPSGQPIDISASSMKLSLEIVARTLFNTEVTADIRSINDEVNTIMDLYNFIVAFPKIESFLHLPIPGIMKFRRSKARLDAVVDRLIREHREAAARSEPGKEEKTGGDLLSMLLASKYESEDPTQQTGMSDEQVRDEVLTIFLAGYETVANGLAWTWYLLSRNPAIEANLHAELDGVLGTGSSQRLPTLADYPALRYTEQVFAESMRLYPPAWAMGRMSTKPITLGPYTIPPGAHFFFSQYIMGRDPQYFPDPLRFDPDRFTPENKAARAKFTYFPFGGGSRQCIGESFAWMEGVFSIATLAQRWRMTYLGSTPPEVQAKITLRPRDPLMMQLIPR
- a CDS encoding TOBE domain-containing protein, translated to MKTSARNMLAGTISRITKGGVNSEVLLETAGGNEVAAIITNGSVNAMGLKEGMKAYALVKASWIILGKELDKSRISTRNILCGVVESIHEGSVNDEVSIKLSGGELLTGVITDGSLHRLELQIGETVCAAFKASSVILAVD
- a CDS encoding CAP domain-containing protein produces the protein MQRASQARTFFLALALAAPLAKAQTAPSRAEQAILQLTNQTRATHNLPPVHWDSALARAAKVHAQRVLREQGELLHQYPGEPDMTTRGAQAGAHFTTISENIGRGPDPTTLQQTWMSSPTHRANILDPNLDAIGIAVIPDQGFLTAVEDFSHSATVQSYDSLEKRVAQILQSHGIASAPSNADARETCTMPTGAAGSPKLVVQWDGPDPTLLPDALLHAISTGQYTSAEVGVCSSKQPNPQFTTYNVAVLLY
- a CDS encoding carbohydrate porin, producing the protein MKIGQHLRVGVALLLIGASTALAGQTTGSTGSIRSGATSESSQYQPQAEPALERLLPKYAQELDSATAALGKIPADPLFETDPIGIFTRTTDASVRWLEGSARLRFGATYTFLNQYATVVPDTARRHDQLSGRLDFSGNWAVYDNERTAGSIGLLVRSGTNIGMSQQWNLSDQMGSGIFLNCLQGGGAQRPITVNILYWRQDFLEKRLSFYVGKIHPNQYISLSFYNNDERTQFLNGENDGNLAIASDGTYAGGGAVDFQITHHLYVHALAIDTVGSQQSNIRTLVDKKYLEAVEFGWFAGAPGTRYFHLRGTVWRDDTKNLGSGHGAGIGFDREFSSGWAPFGRYGFATETGTAIRQTDTLGLTNVRPFGRRGDMFGAAFNYIQPTRTGKRHESLFETFYRIRVTKSMEIGPDVQVSIHPMYAAKSYTSVLLNARMRIIF
- a CDS encoding ATP-binding protein; this translates as MTIPISKTALPATFNDFLGNSTAIEHLRTAIAAGRLPHSLILAGPSGAGKYTLALMLSMAVECERQPRELRSYSEALGSNGQSLASFCGVCHNCTRIASAANLEDEVEKAVAAREELKTEADRKDTRVLVQPHPDVLIVPPDPPQLLIKLGQIRTVIQRSHYLPNEAPRKIFILTAANMMKEAANSLLKVLEEPPATVHIIILAENPGELLPTIRSRCATVRLGALPVEEIEMLLTDRRPDIPPKQRTLIARLAQGAAGKALSFDLEAYTASRADALLFLRNAAAANSGSAEPDHTALFKMTETYRAGAEGQQKTSALLRSLSLLLEDLLLLGAGTPELVRNTDLRPELDRLSSTLSFAWIESASRALDQVQSGMRRNLLRSLSLDALAGQLTTSAQ
- a CDS encoding L-threonylcarbamoyladenylate synthase, coding for MFSGKTVRFAAEDGVSQAAEMLRAGGTVAFPTETVYGLGANALDAAAVAKIFAAKKRPAWDPVIVHVSDREMLQLVAVVSAKAEALMEAFWPGPLTLLLPRTSAVPDAVTAGRELVGVRMPAHPVALELIRSASVPVAAPSANLFGRTSPTTAAHVLEDLDGRIDAVLDGGATSVGVESTVLDVEAMTIYRPGAVTAEMIASVAGEVTIFQSEAVELSGIAEPPESLPSPGVGLRHYAPRAKLVLVDVVSDSDLIYALNPAIERYERTSDLLGDLLGVMLPDDWDAHSAKYVFPWGPWGNNEVLARRLFAGLRMLDEAGATVILCPLPDANGVGLALRDRLQKAARKK
- a CDS encoding class IV adenylate cyclase — translated: MQNSEIELKFPVPDPEALQARLAQLGFHLVTPRTFEHNTLYDTPSRDLRARKQILRLRQYGSLSTLTHKRLPDQEDPVDTTRYKIRVETETTIAEPEAMAEIFKQLGYLPAFVYEKYRTEWSHSADPGSEVTAHLVAHLVLDETPIGTYAELEGPTAWIDQTLAALNIDLATCLTDSYGKLFLDWKQRTASPAENLTFAEVTSPVLSLR
- a CDS encoding energy transducer TonB, which codes for MAIPLRSSRPLLLAGSVALCVGTAFAGNVHRAIVSRTSPSYPELAKRMHVGGKVVLLVTIQADGTVSATKVESGHALLAPAAQDAVTHWRFAPNSEASESEIEVNFNLDQ